The following coding sequences lie in one Coxiella endosymbiont of Amblyomma americanum genomic window:
- the rpsA gene encoding 30S ribosomal protein S1, giving the protein MGESFADLFEKSLEKTNLRSGALVKATVVEVKPNWVVVDAGLKSEGVIPTAEFHCEEIQVGNKVDVVIDTPDNGFGETRLSREKARRIKMWEKLEKAYATEELVRGKIVERVKGGFTVEIQTIRAFLPGSLVDTRPVRNPDSLRGTECDFKIIKMDRHRNNVVVSRRAVVEAVSNAGRQARLENLQEGQEINGVVKNITDYGAFIDLGGIDGLLHITDIAWKRIKHPSELLNIGDEVRVKILKFDRDRDRVSLGMKQLSDDPWLNIAQRYPINTKVFGRVTNVTDYGCFVQLEDGAEGLVHASELDWTNKNIHPSKVVQSGTDVEVMILSIDEERRRISLGIKQCKPNPWKEFAKKHQKDEEIIGKVRSITDFGIFIGLEGDIDGLVHISDLSWSENTEEVIRRYKKGDDVKAVILAIDPERERIALGIKQLEENPTEEFLKKYGKDTIIQARIKEVESKQAILELDHQVFGRMHVSDYAYDHVQDLTEKLNVGDKIAVKIIKLDYKDHLIQVSHKTAVKLSDEESQGAAMTIISPDISKGTTTLGTLGDLLKEQMRNKELDK; this is encoded by the coding sequence ATGGGCGAAAGTTTCGCTGATTTGTTTGAAAAAAGTTTGGAAAAGACTAATCTTCGATCTGGTGCTTTGGTTAAAGCCACTGTTGTGGAGGTAAAACCAAACTGGGTTGTTGTTGATGCTGGTCTTAAATCAGAGGGCGTAATACCTACTGCCGAATTTCACTGTGAAGAAATACAGGTGGGTAATAAAGTGGACGTAGTGATTGATACTCCTGATAATGGTTTCGGAGAAACTCGTTTATCACGAGAAAAAGCACGTCGCATAAAGATGTGGGAAAAATTGGAAAAAGCTTATGCGACTGAAGAATTGGTTAGAGGAAAGATTGTAGAACGGGTTAAAGGGGGATTCACCGTAGAAATCCAAACGATACGTGCTTTTTTACCAGGTTCTTTAGTAGATACAAGACCTGTTCGCAATCCTGATTCCCTTAGAGGCACTGAATGCGATTTCAAGATCATTAAAATGGACCGACATCGGAATAATGTAGTTGTTTCACGACGGGCCGTCGTAGAAGCCGTATCCAATGCCGGACGGCAAGCTCGATTAGAAAATCTTCAAGAAGGTCAAGAAATTAATGGAGTCGTTAAAAATATTACAGATTATGGTGCTTTCATTGATTTAGGAGGTATCGATGGTTTGTTACATATTACGGATATAGCTTGGAAACGTATTAAACATCCTAGTGAATTGCTTAATATTGGTGATGAAGTGCGTGTTAAGATACTCAAATTTGATCGAGACAGAGACAGAGTATCGTTAGGAATGAAACAATTATCCGATGATCCGTGGTTAAATATTGCGCAACGTTATCCTATAAACACCAAAGTATTTGGCAGGGTAACTAACGTCACTGATTATGGATGTTTCGTGCAACTAGAAGATGGTGCGGAAGGATTAGTCCATGCTTCTGAGTTGGATTGGACTAATAAAAATATTCATCCTAGCAAAGTCGTACAGTCTGGTACGGACGTTGAGGTTATGATTCTTAGTATCGATGAAGAGCGTCGCCGTATTTCGTTAGGAATCAAGCAATGTAAGCCTAACCCATGGAAAGAATTTGCAAAAAAACACCAAAAGGATGAAGAAATTATCGGCAAAGTGCGTTCCATTACTGACTTTGGTATTTTTATTGGATTGGAGGGTGATATTGATGGTCTTGTGCATATATCTGATCTTTCTTGGTCAGAAAATACTGAAGAAGTCATTCGTCGTTATAAAAAAGGTGATGATGTGAAAGCTGTTATCTTGGCAATCGATCCTGAGCGTGAGAGAATTGCTCTTGGTATTAAACAACTTGAAGAAAATCCTACAGAAGAATTTCTTAAAAAATACGGTAAGGATACAATTATACAAGCTAGAATAAAAGAAGTAGAAAGTAAACAAGCTATCTTAGAGTTGGATCATCAAGTGTTTGGTAGAATGCATGTATCGGATTATGCGTACGATCATGTGCAAGATTTGACAGAAAAGCTTAACGTTGGTGACAAGATTGCGGTAAAAATCATCAAGTTGGATTACAAAGATCATCTCATTCAAGTATCTCATAAAACTGCAGTAAAACTTTCAGATGAGGAAAGTCAAGGAGCAGCGATGACAATAATATCTCCTGATATATCGAAAGGGACTACTACTTTAGGTACTTTGGGCGATCTTCTTAAAGAGCAGATGCGAAATAAGGAATTGGATAAGTGA
- the plsX gene encoding phosphate acyltransferase PlsX: protein MKTIALDAMGGDHGPKVVVPAALLILKKYPDVKILLVGKEEQLRPLLVNDESDTVGDRWRIIHADEEVSMDEIPSQVLRTKKHSSMRVAINLVKEGRAQACVSAGNTGALMVTARHVLKTLPGIDRPAIVASFPTKNAQEVRVLDLGANVDSSPENLYQFAVMGSILVTASDDLQRPKVGLLNIGEEEIKGNELVKKANGLFEKSKVINYIGYIEGDSIFNNIANVVVCDGFVGNVVLKAMEGVIQLLTQYARSAFKEAWWTKLMMFPAIPIFKRLIQKIDPERYNGATFLGLNAIVIKSHGSANIYGFFSAVEEAIFEIDKNIPKLIKERVGSFLEESKIS from the coding sequence ATGAAGACGATTGCATTGGACGCTATGGGTGGTGATCACGGTCCTAAAGTTGTTGTTCCTGCAGCATTGTTGATTCTTAAAAAATATCCAGATGTAAAGATTCTTTTAGTAGGCAAAGAGGAGCAGTTGCGCCCTTTATTAGTGAACGATGAGAGTGATACAGTAGGAGACCGATGGAGAATTATACATGCTGACGAGGAAGTTTCCATGGATGAAATTCCTTCTCAAGTTCTTCGAACAAAGAAACATTCTTCTATGCGAGTGGCTATAAATTTAGTCAAAGAAGGTCGAGCACAAGCTTGTGTTAGCGCTGGAAATACAGGCGCTTTGATGGTAACTGCTCGACATGTTTTAAAAACGTTGCCTGGTATTGATCGGCCAGCTATCGTTGCTTCGTTTCCTACCAAGAATGCACAGGAAGTCCGAGTTTTAGATTTAGGTGCTAACGTCGATTCCAGTCCGGAAAATTTATACCAATTCGCTGTAATGGGATCAATTTTAGTGACAGCTTCTGATGATCTTCAGCGTCCAAAAGTAGGGTTGTTAAATATAGGTGAAGAGGAGATTAAGGGAAATGAATTAGTAAAAAAGGCTAACGGACTTTTTGAGAAAAGCAAGGTAATTAATTACATTGGATATATAGAAGGTGACTCTATCTTCAATAACATTGCTAATGTAGTAGTTTGTGATGGTTTTGTGGGAAATGTTGTATTAAAAGCTATGGAAGGAGTAATACAGTTGTTAACTCAATACGCTCGTTCTGCTTTTAAAGAAGCTTGGTGGACTAAGTTAATGATGTTTCCTGCCATTCCTATTTTTAAACGTTTAATACAAAAAATAGATCCGGAACGTTATAATGGAGCAACTTTTTTAGGATTAAATGCGATCGTGATAAAGAGTCATGGAAGCGCCAATATTTATGGTTTCTTTTCAGCGGTAGAAGAAGCTATTTTTGAGATTGATAAAAATATCCCCAAACTTATAAAAGAAAGAGTTGGTAGTTTCTTAGAGGAATCTAAGATCTCATGA
- the rpmF gene encoding 50S ribosomal protein L32 codes for MAVQKRRKTRSRRDMRRSHDTLQRFLISQDPLTGEMHLRHHISPTGYYRGRRVVILEKSRKGEE; via the coding sequence ATGGCAGTACAGAAAAGACGTAAAACTCGCTCAAGGCGCGATATGCGTCGTTCACACGATACTTTACAAAGATTTTTAATATCTCAAGATCCTTTGACTGGTGAAATGCATTTGCGACATCATATTAGTCCAACAGGGTATTATAGGGGTCGTAGAGTTGTTATTTTGGAAAAGTCTCGTAAGGGTGAAGAGTAA
- the gyrA gene encoding DNA gyrase subunit A, with protein MIELAREIIPTAIEDELQQSYLDYAMSVIVGRALPDIRDGLKPVHRRILYAMNELGNDWNKPYKKSARIVGDVIGKYHPHGDVAVYDAIVRMAQVFSLRYLLIDGQGNFGSVDGDAPAAMRYTEIRLSRFAHALMADIEKETVDYTPNYDETEMIPSVLPARIPNLLVNGSSGIAVGMATNIPPHNLNEVINATLALINDADLTVEELMYHVPGPDFPTSGIINGHSGIVQAYKTGRGRICVRAKADIETIKGGRSQIIISELPYQVNKARLLEKIKRLVQEKKIEGISVLRDESDKCGMRIMIEVIRGDHAEVVLNNLYSQTQLQTVFGINMVALDEDGQPRVLNLKQLLSAFLQHRRDVVMRRTLFELRKARKRAHVLEGLWIALTNINEIINLIKETKTPKISKERLSTKVWQPGKVLNLLKKFGNNRTRPENLDAKYGLQTDGYRISLVQAQAILDLRLHRLTRLESNQISEEYITLIDHISTLTSIISDSDKLHQVIRDELIEIKARFGDERRTKIFDVQLDLTNEDLIPEESLVVTLSYSGYIKSQSLSSYQAQHRGGRGKMATAVKDQDFVKSILVANSHDTILCFSTYGKVYWLKVYQVPQSSRVSYGRPVVNLLPLSDDEYISAILPIRYCNKSHFIFMTTAKGSVKKVVSSEFFQSRMNGKIALTLKTEDRLVGVDITDGNKEVMLITDAGKAIRFHESEVRAMGRTAHGVCGIKLKENQSVISLIIVKPGGYILTATSHGYGQRTAIESYRSTSRGGQGVIAIRINRRNGNVVSATQVFNNYEVLLISNKGTLVRIRVNEVSQMGRNTQGVRLIQLAQEEILVGMEAISVEELIKQ; from the coding sequence ATGATAGAACTTGCACGCGAGATTATTCCAACTGCCATCGAAGATGAGCTACAACAATCTTATCTAGATTACGCAATGAGTGTAATTGTCGGTAGGGCGTTGCCTGATATACGAGATGGATTAAAGCCGGTACATCGTCGTATCCTCTATGCAATGAATGAATTAGGAAATGATTGGAACAAACCGTATAAAAAATCAGCTCGTATTGTAGGAGATGTGATTGGTAAATATCATCCTCACGGTGACGTTGCTGTTTATGATGCAATTGTAAGAATGGCACAAGTTTTTAGTCTTCGTTATTTGCTTATTGATGGTCAAGGTAATTTTGGTTCAGTTGATGGTGATGCACCCGCAGCCATGCGTTATACAGAAATTCGTTTATCTCGATTTGCCCATGCTTTAATGGCAGATATTGAAAAGGAAACTGTAGATTATACGCCTAATTACGACGAGACAGAAATGATACCATCAGTACTTCCTGCACGTATTCCAAATTTACTGGTTAATGGCTCTTCAGGTATTGCAGTAGGAATGGCAACTAATATTCCACCTCATAATTTAAACGAAGTTATCAATGCTACTTTAGCATTGATTAATGATGCAGATTTAACTGTAGAAGAACTTATGTACCATGTGCCAGGACCAGATTTTCCAACCTCAGGAATTATTAATGGTCACAGTGGTATTGTCCAAGCTTATAAAACTGGACGAGGGCGAATCTGTGTACGCGCAAAAGCTGACATAGAAACAATAAAAGGCGGTCGTTCGCAAATCATTATCTCTGAGCTTCCTTATCAAGTAAATAAGGCCCGTTTGTTAGAAAAGATAAAAAGACTAGTACAAGAAAAAAAAATTGAAGGAATCTCTGTATTGCGCGACGAATCTGATAAGTGCGGTATGCGTATAATGATTGAAGTAATTCGAGGTGATCACGCTGAAGTTGTTCTCAATAATTTATATTCTCAGACTCAATTACAAACTGTATTTGGAATTAATATGGTAGCTTTGGATGAAGATGGTCAACCACGCGTTTTAAATTTAAAGCAACTACTCAGTGCTTTTTTACAACACCGTCGAGATGTCGTGATGCGTCGTACTCTGTTCGAATTACGGAAGGCTCGTAAAAGAGCGCACGTTCTAGAAGGACTCTGGATTGCACTAACAAACATTAATGAAATCATTAATTTAATCAAAGAAACAAAAACTCCAAAGATTTCTAAAGAAAGATTATCAACAAAAGTTTGGCAACCTGGAAAGGTATTAAATTTATTAAAAAAGTTTGGAAACAATCGTACTCGTCCAGAAAATCTGGATGCAAAATACGGATTACAAACTGATGGTTATCGTATATCACTAGTGCAAGCACAAGCTATCCTGGATTTGCGTTTGCATCGTTTAACTAGACTTGAAAGTAATCAAATTTCTGAGGAGTACATTACTTTAATAGATCATATTAGCACATTAACCTCTATTATTTCCGACTCTGATAAATTGCATCAAGTCATTCGAGATGAGTTAATTGAAATAAAAGCTCGATTTGGTGATGAGCGTCGAACTAAAATCTTCGATGTGCAATTGGATTTAACAAACGAAGATCTAATTCCTGAAGAATCTTTAGTCGTAACGTTATCCTACAGTGGTTATATTAAATCTCAATCATTAAGTAGCTATCAGGCTCAACATCGAGGAGGAAGAGGTAAGATGGCTACAGCAGTAAAAGATCAGGATTTTGTTAAAAGTATCTTAGTAGCAAATTCGCACGATACAATTCTGTGTTTCTCAACTTATGGCAAGGTGTATTGGCTCAAAGTTTATCAGGTACCACAGAGTAGCCGGGTTTCATATGGACGACCGGTCGTTAATTTACTCCCTTTATCTGATGACGAATATATTTCTGCTATATTACCTATACGCTATTGTAATAAATCTCATTTTATTTTTATGACTACTGCTAAGGGTTCTGTAAAAAAAGTCGTATCGTCTGAATTTTTTCAATCTAGAATGAATGGAAAAATTGCATTGACATTAAAAACAGAAGATCGATTAGTAGGAGTTGATATCACAGATGGCAATAAGGAAGTAATGTTAATAACTGATGCCGGTAAAGCCATCCGTTTTCATGAGAGCGAAGTGCGTGCAATGGGGCGTACAGCACATGGAGTATGTGGAATTAAATTAAAAGAAAATCAGAGCGTTATCTCTTTGATTATTGTAAAACCAGGTGGATATATTTTAACAGCGACTTCACACGGTTATGGACAACGTACCGCTATAGAGAGTTATCGCTCAACAAGTCGAGGTGGCCAGGGTGTTATCGCTATTCGAATTAATCGTCGTAACGGAAATGTAGTCTCTGCTACTCAAGTATTTAATAATTATGAAGTGTTACTGATTAGTAATAAAGGTACTTTAGTTCGAATTCGTGTCAATGAAGTTTCACAAATGGGAAGAAACACTCAAGGAGTTCGACTGATACAGTTAGCACAAGAGGAAATACTGGTTGGAATGGAAGCTATTTCAGTAGAGGAATTAATCAAACAATAA
- a CDS encoding beta-ketoacyl-ACP synthase III, whose amino-acid sequence MMYSRIQGVGSYIPEKVLSNTDLERMVNTSDEWIMRRVGVKERHIIGTSADSTTTMAVDASKRAIEMSGINPATIDMVIVGTTTTEYYFPSTACLVQRYLNLRNDISAFDLNAACAGFVYGISVADQYIRTGDAKTVLIIGVDALTKIVDWKDRSTCILFGDGAGAVILKADREPGFIKTILHANGNYSDLITSKNPIWDHQLNKFLLRMQGSEVFKVAVTKLGEIIDETVKKSGLRKSDIDWLIPHQANMRIIKAMAKRLSLPLERVILTIQEHGNTSAASIPLALDVAVRSGKIKRGETLLLEALGAGLVWGAALLRY is encoded by the coding sequence ATGATGTATTCGCGCATTCAAGGAGTTGGCAGTTACATTCCAGAGAAAGTTCTCAGTAATACAGATTTAGAGCGTATGGTAAACACTTCAGACGAATGGATAATGAGACGAGTTGGAGTAAAAGAACGTCATATTATTGGCACCAGTGCTGACAGTACCACAACAATGGCGGTCGATGCTTCTAAGCGTGCTATAGAAATGTCTGGAATTAACCCTGCCACCATTGACATGGTTATTGTAGGAACTACTACCACAGAATATTACTTTCCAAGCACAGCTTGTCTAGTGCAAAGATATTTAAACCTAAGAAATGATATTTCTGCATTTGATTTGAATGCTGCATGTGCAGGGTTTGTATATGGAATAAGCGTTGCAGATCAATACATTCGCACAGGAGACGCTAAGACCGTTTTAATTATTGGAGTAGATGCGTTAACAAAAATAGTAGATTGGAAAGATCGCAGCACGTGTATCTTATTTGGAGATGGGGCAGGAGCTGTAATCTTAAAAGCTGATAGAGAACCAGGATTTATTAAGACTATTCTGCACGCCAATGGAAACTATTCAGATTTAATTACTTCTAAAAATCCTATATGGGATCATCAACTGAACAAATTTTTATTACGAATGCAAGGTAGTGAAGTTTTTAAAGTAGCTGTAACTAAATTGGGCGAGATTATTGATGAAACTGTAAAAAAGAGTGGCCTTAGAAAATCAGATATTGATTGGTTAATACCACACCAAGCAAATATGCGGATTATAAAAGCAATGGCTAAACGTCTTAGTTTACCTCTAGAAAGAGTAATTTTAACTATTCAAGAACATGGAAATACTTCCGCTGCCTCTATTCCTTTGGCTTTAGATGTTGCTGTGCGGTCCGGGAAGATAAAACGTGGTGAAACTTTATTGTTAGAAGCTTTAGGGGCAGGATTGGTATGGGGAGCTGCCCTATTGAGGTATTAG
- the aroA gene encoding 3-phosphoshikimate 1-carboxyvinyltransferase, which produces MNCCIIPSNNLRGIIDVPGDKSISHRAVILAAIAKGKTRIKGFLMGEDNLATVRAFQHMGVVIKVIKNKNVLLVNGVGKDGLNAPRYNIDCGNSGTSIRLLAGLLSGQPFVTNLTGDRSLRNRPMKRIIDPLVKMGVRIDSNRNFPPLKITGNPNLKGIHYRLPIASAQVKSCLLLAGLYAKGETCIIELTTSRDHTERLLKQVFKYPIRIKNLQTCLSGNGPTLKTRKDIIVPGDISSAAFFIVAATIVPGSSICLRQVGINPTRIGVINLLRMMGAQIKIVQRHIKNKEPTGNILVHYAPLKGIDIPKEQIPLAIDEFPILLVAAAVAQGKTILRGAKELRVKETDRIAVMAEGLKKLGINVQLLPDGLIVQGGKFQGGTISSYHDHRIAMAFSIAGILAKSAVCIQNCENINTSFPNFITLARRIGIKLKVF; this is translated from the coding sequence ATGAACTGTTGCATTATCCCATCAAATAATTTAAGAGGAATAATCGATGTTCCTGGTGATAAATCAATTTCCCATCGGGCTGTGATTCTAGCCGCTATTGCTAAAGGAAAAACACGAATAAAAGGTTTTTTAATGGGCGAAGATAATCTTGCCACAGTACGAGCTTTTCAGCACATGGGTGTCGTCATTAAAGTGATTAAAAATAAAAATGTATTATTGGTAAATGGAGTAGGAAAAGACGGATTAAACGCCCCGCGTTACAATATAGACTGTGGAAACTCAGGAACTTCTATTCGTTTGTTAGCTGGATTATTATCAGGCCAACCTTTCGTTACTAACCTAACAGGTGATCGTTCTTTAAGGAATCGCCCTATGAAGCGTATTATTGACCCGTTAGTGAAAATGGGTGTGCGTATTGATTCAAATAGAAATTTTCCTCCTCTTAAAATCACTGGAAATCCTAATTTAAAGGGAATACATTACCGTCTACCTATAGCAAGTGCTCAAGTAAAATCTTGCTTATTATTAGCAGGATTGTATGCGAAAGGAGAAACTTGTATTATAGAATTAACTACTTCTAGGGACCATACTGAACGATTATTAAAGCAAGTTTTTAAATATCCTATACGAATTAAAAATTTGCAAACCTGTCTCTCTGGTAATGGACCAACGCTTAAAACAAGAAAAGATATTATTGTACCTGGGGATATTTCGTCAGCTGCTTTTTTTATCGTAGCAGCTACTATTGTTCCTGGTTCTTCTATCTGTTTGCGCCAAGTGGGCATTAACCCTACTAGGATTGGTGTTATAAATTTGTTAAGGATGATGGGTGCACAAATTAAAATTGTACAACGTCATATAAAAAACAAAGAACCTACAGGAAACATTCTTGTACATTATGCTCCTCTTAAGGGTATTGATATTCCTAAAGAACAAATACCGCTTGCCATTGACGAATTTCCTATTTTGTTAGTTGCAGCTGCTGTTGCACAAGGTAAAACTATATTAAGAGGTGCAAAAGAACTGAGAGTAAAGGAAACCGATCGTATTGCCGTTATGGCAGAAGGGCTGAAGAAATTAGGAATTAATGTGCAATTACTTCCTGATGGTTTAATAGTACAAGGAGGAAAATTTCAAGGAGGGACAATTTCTAGTTACCATGATCACCGTATTGCTATGGCGTTTTCTATCGCGGGTATTCTAGCAAAATCTGCTGTTTGTATTCAAAACTGTGAAAATATCAACACCTCCTTTCCTAATTTTATCACACTAGCAAGAAGAATAGGAATAAAATTAAAAGTGTTTTAA
- the cmk gene encoding (d)CMP kinase, with protein sequence MYDLVIQPPVITIDGLSGSGKGTIALRIAKALRWNILDSGVIYRAVAWALSRYKIPIEDKEKVVQLIKKLRIVIKSQLVVNNLKLKIICNNHDITKVIRNEKCGNLASKVAVLSVVRKAFLQYQRNFRRWPGLVSDGRDMGTVVFPCATLKFYFSADIRERVYRRYRQLQKSGINASIHSLRGDLEERDLRDVNRTLSSARPAVDALVIDTTALSIEEVFITVMQYIRKCAKFSLSAF encoded by the coding sequence ATGTATGACTTAGTAATACAACCTCCAGTTATTACAATTGATGGTCTTTCTGGTTCTGGAAAGGGAACTATTGCTCTTCGAATCGCAAAAGCTTTGCGCTGGAATATTTTAGATAGCGGAGTCATTTATCGTGCAGTAGCTTGGGCATTATCTCGTTATAAAATTCCTATAGAAGATAAAGAAAAGGTAGTACAATTAATAAAAAAACTCCGAATAGTTATAAAGAGTCAACTTGTGGTTAACAATCTTAAATTGAAAATAATTTGTAATAATCACGATATTACAAAAGTTATTCGGAACGAAAAATGTGGTAATTTAGCTTCTAAAGTTGCAGTGCTTTCAGTAGTGCGTAAAGCCTTTCTTCAATACCAACGTAATTTTCGTCGATGGCCTGGATTGGTATCTGATGGTCGAGATATGGGAACAGTTGTTTTTCCGTGCGCCACATTGAAATTTTATTTCAGTGCCGATATAAGAGAACGTGTTTATCGACGTTATAGGCAGTTGCAAAAAAGTGGAATTAATGCTAGTATTCATAGTCTTCGAGGAGACTTAGAAGAGCGTGATCTTCGCGATGTTAACAGGACTCTCTCTTCTGCTAGACCTGCGGTGGATGCTTTGGTTATTGATACCACTGCACTAAGTATAGAAGAGGTTTTCATAACAGTCATGCAATATATCAGAAAATGTGCCAAATTTTCTTTATCAGCATTTTAG
- the serC gene encoding 3-phosphoserine/phosphohydroxythreonine transaminase: protein MSRIYNFSAGPAMLPETVLSTASDALLDWHGIGMSIAEVPHRGIEFKEIMEESKQNLRELLTIPKNYRILFMQGGARLQFSMVPINLTDKCETAVYVDSGIWSQKAIEEAKRHCNLHIAASAKESNYTTIPNQNDWDVYKKAAYLYYVSNETANGLEFSFIPKTNLTLVCDMSSNLLSRPFDISRYGLVFACAQKNMGISGLTIIIIRKDLLNRNSILETPSFLHYSLHDKENSLWNTPPTFTWYITGLVFKWIKKQGGVLALSKRNSRKAKKLYDAIDSSGFYHNIIDPDYRSRMNVIFTLIDKNLNLLFSKEALKNGLANLKGHRLIGGMRASIYNAMPESGIDNLIDFMQYFEKKHG from the coding sequence ATGTCACGAATTTATAATTTTTCAGCCGGCCCAGCTATGTTACCAGAAACGGTTCTTTCTACAGCAAGTGATGCGTTGTTAGATTGGCATGGTATTGGCATGTCGATAGCAGAAGTTCCACATCGTGGTATAGAATTTAAAGAAATCATGGAAGAATCGAAGCAAAATCTTAGGGAACTATTAACTATTCCAAAAAATTATCGGATTTTATTTATGCAAGGTGGAGCGCGATTACAATTTTCTATGGTACCAATAAATTTAACCGATAAATGTGAAACGGCAGTTTATGTTGACTCGGGAATTTGGTCTCAAAAAGCCATAGAAGAAGCAAAACGACATTGTAATCTCCATATCGCAGCAAGTGCTAAGGAATCTAATTATACAACTATTCCTAATCAAAACGATTGGGATGTCTACAAAAAAGCAGCGTATTTATATTACGTAAGCAATGAAACAGCAAATGGGTTGGAATTTTCTTTTATTCCAAAAACAAACTTAACTCTAGTATGTGATATGTCATCAAATTTATTATCTCGTCCTTTTGATATATCACGATACGGATTAGTCTTTGCTTGTGCTCAAAAAAATATGGGCATTTCTGGGTTAACGATTATTATTATTCGTAAAGATTTATTAAATCGAAATTCTATTTTAGAAACCCCTAGTTTTTTGCACTATTCTTTGCATGATAAAGAAAATTCATTGTGGAATACACCGCCAACTTTTACTTGGTATATTACTGGTTTAGTTTTTAAATGGATAAAAAAACAAGGTGGTGTTTTAGCTCTTTCTAAACGTAATAGTCGAAAAGCGAAGAAATTATACGATGCTATTGATAGCAGCGGATTTTACCATAACATTATTGACCCTGATTATCGTTCGCGGATGAACGTTATTTTTACATTAATAGATAAGAACCTTAATTTGCTCTTTTCTAAAGAAGCTTTAAAAAATGGATTAGCTAACTTAAAAGGTCATCGTTTAATTGGAGGTATGCGAGCTAGTATTTACAATGCAATGCCAGAATCTGGAATCGATAACTTAATTGATTTTATGCAATATTTTGAAAAAAAACACGGATAA
- the fabD gene encoding ACP S-malonyltransferase, with product MSQPFALIFPGQGSQYLGMLKELAKEQSIVEETFYEASSVLGYDLWLLTQKGPKEKLDQTQFTQPALLVAGVSVFRCWKVLGGPQPQMMAGHSLGEYTALVCAKAITFTDAVALVKNRGIYMQEAAPIGKGSMGVIIGLSKSQIEDICEESSKNLIVRPANLNSLIQTVISGDTLAVDRALALARVKGAKIAKHISVSVPSHSSLMQPAAERLAYDLAKVKVISPRIPVIHNVDVLEHQGTESIRSALVKQLVDPVRWVETIQKMTGRGIKLFGECGPNNKLAGLNSCIERHSKTFPLTATKLILSAIDQVKKAF from the coding sequence GTGTCTCAGCCGTTTGCTTTGATATTTCCTGGTCAGGGGTCGCAGTATTTGGGCATGCTCAAAGAATTAGCGAAAGAGCAGTCTATCGTTGAAGAAACGTTTTACGAAGCGTCTTCTGTTTTGGGGTATGATTTGTGGTTATTAACACAAAAGGGACCAAAAGAGAAACTAGACCAAACTCAATTCACACAACCAGCTCTTTTAGTAGCTGGTGTCTCTGTCTTTCGATGCTGGAAAGTTCTAGGCGGACCTCAACCTCAAATGATGGCCGGTCATAGTTTAGGAGAATATACGGCTTTGGTTTGTGCAAAGGCAATAACATTTACAGATGCTGTTGCATTAGTAAAAAATCGGGGAATTTATATGCAAGAAGCAGCGCCTATTGGAAAAGGATCAATGGGAGTTATTATTGGATTGAGTAAATCACAGATCGAAGACATATGTGAAGAATCGTCGAAAAATTTGATAGTTAGACCTGCTAATTTAAACTCTCTTATTCAGACTGTAATATCAGGAGATACGTTGGCGGTGGATCGTGCTCTTGCTTTGGCTCGAGTTAAAGGTGCTAAAATTGCTAAACATATTTCTGTTAGTGTTCCATCTCACTCTTCTTTAATGCAACCAGCAGCTGAACGTCTTGCGTATGACTTAGCTAAAGTAAAAGTGATTTCACCGAGAATTCCTGTAATTCATAATGTGGATGTATTAGAGCATCAAGGCACTGAATCAATTCGTAGTGCTCTAGTAAAACAACTCGTGGATCCTGTACGATGGGTAGAAACTATACAGAAAATGACGGGACGTGGGATAAAACTATTTGGAGAATGCGGTCCGAATAATAAATTAGCAGGATTAAACAGTTGTATAGAGCGCCACAGTAAAACGTTTCCACTCACCGCTACAAAACTAATTTTATCTGCTATTGATCAAGTAAAGAAAGCTTTTTAA